One window from the genome of Eucalyptus grandis isolate ANBG69807.140 chromosome 7, ASM1654582v1, whole genome shotgun sequence encodes:
- the LOC104452752 gene encoding beta-xylosidase/alpha-L-arabinofuranosidase 2, producing MMTPAQNRAPKVSSVLLCLCCIHAFFSCAVRLVAGQTPKPVFACDVDGNPSLAAFGFCNTSWGVEARVADLVQRLTLQEKVGFLVSGAGNVDRLGIPKYEWWSEALHGVSYVGPGTKFSSPVPGATSFPQVILTAASFNATLFETIGKVVSTEARAMHNVGLAGLTFWSPNVNIFRDPRWGRGQETPGEDPLLSSKYAAGYVRGLQKSDDGNADRLKVAACCKHYTAYDVDNWKGVNRLTFNAVVTQQDLDDTFQPPFKSCVLDGNVASVMCSYNQVNGKPTCADPDLLAGTIRGKWKLNGYIVSDCDSVEVLYDKQHYTKTPEEAAAKAILAGLDLNCGSFLGQHTEAAVKGGLLNESAVDKAISNNFATLMRLGFFDGDPRKQLYGKLGPDDVCTPSNQELAREAARQGIVLLKNTAGSLPLSSTAIKSLAVIGPNANVTKTMIGNYEGTPCKYVTPLQGLAAIVSTMYVAGCADVGCSTAQTDDAKKAAASADATVLVMGADQSIEREDFDRVNLNLPGQQSLLVSEVANVSKGPVVLVIMSGGGMDVSFAKDNAKITSILWVGYPGEAGGAAMADVIFGDHNPSGRLPMTWYPQSYVDAVPMTNMNMRPDPATGYPGRTYRFYTGPTVYSFGDGLSYSSFSHGQVQAPQLVSVPLDEGHICHSSACESLEAKSETCSNLVFDVHLNVKNVGRFSGSHTVFLFSSPPSVHRSPQKHLLGFEKVFLASQSEAQVQFKVDVCKDLSVVDELGGRKVALGTHVLHVGDLKHALSVQIGSSGLSLSPPRHF from the exons ATGATGACCCCTGCCCAGAACAGAGCGCCGAAGGTGTCCTCTGTTTTGCTCTGCCTCTGCTGCATTCATGCGTTCTTCTCGTGCGCCGTCCGTCTGGTCGCGGGCCAGACGCCCAAGCCGGTATTCGCCTGCGACGTGGACGGCaacccgagcctcgccgccttCGGGTTCTGCAACACGTCGTGGGGGGTCGAGGCGCGGGTGGCGGACCTGGTGCAGCGGCTCACCCTGCAGGAGAAGGTCGGGTTCCTGGTGAGCGGCGCCGGCAATGTGGACCGCCTGGGGATCCCCAAGTACGAGTGGTGGTCGGAGGCGCTGCATGGGGTGTCGTACGTCGGGCCCGGGACCAAGTTCTCGAGCCCCGTCCCCGGAGCGACCAGCTTCCCCCAGGTGATCCTGACGGCGGCGTCGTTCAATGCCACCCTGTTCGAGACCATCGGGAAG GTGGTTTCGACAGAAGCCCGGGCAATGCACAATGTGGGGTTAGCCGGATTAACGTTTTGGTCCCCAAATGTCAACATATTCAGAGACCCGAGATGGGGGCGGGGCCAGGAGACTCCGGGGGAAGACCCGCTGCTTTCGAGCAAGTATGCGGCAGGTTATGTCCGAGGCCTACAAAAGAGCGACGACGGAAATGCGGACCGGCTTAAGGTTGCTGCCTGTTGCAAACATTATACTGCATATGATGTCGATAACTGGAAGGGTGTCAATCGCCTTACCTTCAACGCTGTG GTAACACAACAAGATTTAGATGATACGTTTCAACCGCCATTCAAGAGTTGTGTCCTTGACGGCAATGTTGCGAGTGTGATGTGCTCCTACAACCAGGTTAATGGTAAGCCGACATGTGCAGACCCGGACCTTCTTGCTGGGACCATCCGAGGAAAATGGAAATTGAACGG ATACATCGTTTCGGATTGCGATTCGGTGGAAGTTTTGTATGACAAACAACACTATACTAAAACACCAGAAGAGGCTGCAGCTAAGGCCATTTTGGCAG GGTTGGATCTCAATTGCGGATCTTTCCTTGGCCAACACACCGAAGCTGCCGTGAAAGGTGGATTGTTGAATGAATCCGCGGTAGACAAGGCCATCTCTAATAATTTTGCCACGCTGATGAGGCTCGGGTTCTTTGACGGTGATCCGAGGAAGCAGTTGTATGGAAAGCTCGGCCCGGACGACGTGTGCACACCGAGCAACCAGGAGCTGGCCCGCGAAGCTGCAAGGCAAGGGATTGTGTTGCTTAAGAACACGGCAGGATCATTGCCCTTGTCCTCGACCGCCATAAAGTCCTTGGCGGTGATTGGACCAAACGCCAATGTCACGAAGACCATGATCGGGAACTACGAAG GCACTCCTTGCAAGTACGTGACGCCTTTGCAAGGCCTAGCAGCCATCGTTTCGACAATGTACGTGGCCGGCTGTGCGGATGTAGGATGCAGCACGGCCCAGACAGACGACGCGAAGAAAGCTGCGGCTTCGGCAGATGCAACGGTGCTTGTGATGGGCGCCGACCAGTCGATTGAGAGGGAGGATTTTGACCGGGTCAACCTCAACCTCCCAGGCCAGCAGTCGCTCTTGGTCTCAGAAGTGGCGAACGTGTCGAAGGGGCCTGTGGTCCTCGTGATCATGTCTGGGGGAGGGATGGATGTATCCTTCGCCAAGGACAATGCAAAGATAACGAGCATTTTGTGGGTTGGCTACCCCGGCGAAGCCGGCGGCGCTGCAATGGCGGACGTGATTTTTGGGGACCATAATCCTA GTGGAAGATTGCCGATGACGTGGTATCCGCAATCATACGTGGACGCCGTCCCAATGACAAATATGAACATGAGGCCCGACCCAGCCACGGGCTACCCCGGCAGGACATACCGCTTCTACACCGGGCCGACTGTGTACTCATTTGGGGATGGGCTGAGCTACTCCAGCTTCAGCCACGGTCAAGTCCAAGCGCCACAGCTCGTGTCCGTGCCCTTAGATGAGGGCCACATTTGCCACTCGTCGGCATGCGAATCGTTGGAAGCCAAGAGCGAAACATGCTCGAATCTGGTCTTCGACGTGCATCTGAACGTCAAGAACGTGGGAAGGTTCAGCGGCAGCCACACGGTGTTCTTGTTCAGCAGCCCTCCATCGGTGCACAGGTCGCCCCAGAAGCACCTGCTGGGCTTTGAGAAGGTGTTCTTGGCCTCACAAAGTGAGGCGCAAGTGCAGTTCAAGGTCGACGTTTGCAAGGATCTGAGCGTGGTCGACGAGCTCGGTGGCCGGAAGGTCGCCCTGGGGACGCATGTCCTCCACGTCGGCGACCTGAAGCATGCGTTGAGCGTGCAGATTGGATCGTCCGGGCTCTCCCTGAGCCCGCCGAGACATTTCTga